A section of the Phaseolus vulgaris cultivar G19833 chromosome 8, P. vulgaris v2.0, whole genome shotgun sequence genome encodes:
- the LOC137825341 gene encoding uncharacterized protein codes for MSERGEHSREQEDCQNAMTMAMLIQLQEEFETLKKSNEEELSMLRAENAYMRQRLNEEIVLNASLETFQLRTHVNQRENKEESFGVTQRKLPEISGIVVGTPARRHPFSETVIDTPLPDNWKSLTIEKYEGSTNPDEHVAIYTTQISLYTWNDAILCRVFPTTLKGATLSWFTRLPALSIDCFDTLIEKFGAQFATSRPHQLTSIALVNIRQEKNESLRAFMERFGRVALSIRNLSPEVFMTHMITALRLGPFADSLCKKPTVSLDELRQHAAKFMQMEELRNFRNQARMDVKNEKKTNEREGGYQSRHFREDPRGRKFQQYTPLSATQARILQEAMATEVIPPLRKTRTPDRAYHSKHCQYHKNHGHHTEECIALKDRIEELIQIGQLKRFVRGGRMKASQSPEQDVRSRGEKFGRMTDIQNDRNERR; via the coding sequence ATGAGCGAAAGAGGAGAGCATTCCAGAGAACAAGAAGATTGTCAGAACGCCATGACCATGGCCATGTTAATACAATTGCAAGAGGAATTTGAGACACtgaagaagagtaatgaagAAGAGTTGAGTATGTTGAGAGCCGAGAATGCTTACATGAGACAAAGATTAAATGAAGAAATCGTGTTGAATGCTTCCCTTGAAACTTTTCAGCTGAGAACACATGTTAATCAAAGAGAGAATAAGGAAGAGAGTTTCGGGGTCACACAAAGGAAGTTACCTGAGATTTCTGGTATTGTTGTGGGAACGCCAGCCAGAAGACACCCGTTTTCTGAGACTGTAATAGATACCCCATTACCTGACAACTGGAAAAGTCTAACAATAGAGAAATATGAGGGGAGTACAAATCCAGATGAACATGTTGCCATATACACAACTCAAATAAGTTTGTACACATGGAACGACGCCATCCTATGCAGAGTGTTTCCAACTACTTTGAAAGGAGCAACTTTAAGTTGGTTTACCCGGTTACCAGCATTATCTATTGACTGTTTTGACactttgatagaaaagtttggAGCTCAATTTGCTACAAGTAGACCACATCAATTAACATCAATAGCTCTTGTAAACATAAGACAAGAAAAAAATGAGTCGTTGCGAGCTTTTATGGAGCGCTTTGGAAGAGTGGCTTTAAGTATTAGAAACCTCAGTCCGGAAGTCTTTATGACTCATATGATAACTGCGTTGAGGCTGGGACCATTTGCCGACAGTTTGTGCAAAAAACCGACAGTAAGCCTTGATGAACTAAGACAGCATGCAGCAAAGTTTATGCAAATGGAGGAGTTAAGGAACTTCAGGAATCAGGCAAGGATGGACGTGAAGAACGAGaagaaaacaaatgaaagagAGGGAGGATATCAAAGCAGACATTTCAGAGAGGATCCTCGTGGCCGAAAGTTTCAACAATACACACCATTGAGTGCAACTCAGGCTCGAATACTTCAAGAGGCGATGGCAACTGAAGTAATACCGCCACTAAGGAAAACACGAACCCCAGATCGAGCTTATCATAGCAAACATTGCCAATACCATAAAAATCATGGTCATCACACTGAAGAATGCATAGCGCTGAAAGACCGAATTGAAGAGTTGATCCAAATAGGGCAATTAAAACGCTTTGTTAGAGGCGGAAGAATGAAGGCCAGTCAAAGTCCAGAACAAGATGTCCGGAGTAGAGgagaaaaatttggaagaatGACTGATATACAAAATGACCGAAATGAGAGAAGATGA